Proteins encoded in a region of the Planococcus shixiaomingii genome:
- a CDS encoding DUF4179 domain-containing protein, with protein MFEKEEKNLNRLKMELENTTLPLEKADGAILRGMEQAKVEKRRTRTKRIRSLWTIAATAILMVALIGTIRVSPAFAHAVASIPGMEKFVSFVQHDKGLNAVFENDYYQPINVTQEKDGLTLKVEGVILDESGMNIFYSVTSQQSLEAISIQKPELHNQQKIPPGSISYGYPHNGKDPYVYHDRIDYHFVDSVKFDDLSFKFDVTVLLNGHKTLFSVPIEVPENVRPNIVYAVNEEVEIESQKITIKEIIVSPLRVGVKISVDLDNSKKILNFEDLRLEDENGEIWGSIRNGISATGAPGSETIYYLQSNYFEQPKELYLQINKIQALDKEEAFLEVDTEKNKLIRAPNDGRLTLGTSEKSRVEFFLADIPEDEQNHELILSILDAEGKSIEISSALTEVSENQKRWDIGFGTSSYTNPLRLELVAYPNYIEGDVKIKLSH; from the coding sequence ATGTTTGAAAAAGAAGAAAAAAACCTGAATCGGTTGAAAATGGAGCTTGAGAACACCACTCTCCCTCTTGAAAAAGCTGACGGTGCTATTCTTCGCGGGATGGAGCAGGCAAAGGTAGAAAAAAGAAGAACGCGTACAAAACGAATCAGAAGTCTATGGACGATCGCCGCAACGGCCATCTTAATGGTTGCCCTTATAGGGACGATCCGTGTCTCGCCTGCCTTTGCACATGCAGTAGCGAGTATTCCGGGCATGGAAAAATTCGTCTCTTTCGTTCAACATGACAAAGGATTAAATGCCGTGTTCGAAAATGATTATTATCAACCTATCAATGTCACTCAAGAAAAAGATGGTCTTACGCTCAAAGTGGAAGGAGTTATTTTAGATGAATCTGGAATGAATATCTTCTATTCGGTAACATCTCAACAGTCGTTAGAAGCGATAAGCATACAAAAGCCGGAACTGCACAACCAGCAAAAAATTCCTCCGGGCAGTATCTCGTATGGCTATCCGCATAATGGAAAAGACCCTTACGTTTACCACGACCGAATTGATTATCACTTTGTGGATTCCGTGAAATTTGATGACTTGTCTTTTAAATTCGACGTGACGGTTTTGTTGAATGGACATAAAACATTGTTTTCAGTGCCGATTGAAGTGCCGGAAAACGTCCGGCCGAATATCGTTTACGCAGTCAATGAGGAAGTGGAAATTGAATCGCAAAAGATAACGATAAAAGAAATAATCGTCTCGCCATTACGCGTCGGAGTGAAAATATCTGTCGACCTGGATAACAGCAAAAAAATATTGAATTTTGAAGATCTGCGGCTGGAAGATGAGAATGGCGAGATTTGGGGTTCTATCCGAAACGGAATTTCTGCAACTGGAGCTCCCGGTTCAGAAACTATATATTATTTACAAAGCAATTATTTCGAACAGCCGAAAGAACTATATTTGCAGATAAACAAAATCCAGGCGCTGGATAAAGAAGAGGCGTTTCTCGAAGTCGATACAGAAAAAAACAAGTTGATCCGCGCGCCGAATGACGGAAGATTAACGTTGGGAACTTCGGAAAAATCTCGTGTGGAGTTTTTCTTAGCGGATATTCCTGAAGATGAGCAGAACCACGAGTTAATCTTGTCAATATTAGATGCAGAAGGGAAATCGATTGAAATATCTTCTGCTCTGACTGAAGTGAGCGAAAACCAAAAACGATGGGATATCGGCTTTGGTACAAGCAGCTATACCAATCCGCTGCGCCTTGAGTTAGTGGCTTATCCGAATTATATTGAAGGCGATGTGAAGATAAAACTGTCGCATTAA